One part of the Rutidosis leptorrhynchoides isolate AG116_Rl617_1_P2 chromosome 1, CSIRO_AGI_Rlap_v1, whole genome shotgun sequence genome encodes these proteins:
- the LOC139866635 gene encoding beta-1,6-galactosyltransferase GALT29A-like, with protein MTTPPIHTFFRSRSKQAMIIKRSIRPLFSVIFVFAAAAVTLCFRLILSGAAGAPFVIHNVSTAFNESILTFSAIDLADDSLRQNVEQLVDGDVLTFKGNRQRSFLSAGRYRLEIGSRSVRGGPVDLRLPEIHQLRLQFRRFLRDWWRQRRFDYDVMLNMVNVLKTLKVNPEKKYRTCAVVGNSGILLKGNQGEVIDKHEFVIRLNNARIGGYERFVGSKTSLSFMNSNILHLCSRRGGCFCHPYGENVPIMMYMSQPVHFLDYAVCNSSHKAPLTITDPRLDVLCARIVKYYSVNRYLRETGKPLESWSGSHGGTEFHYSSGMQAIMFALGVCDQVDIFGFGKSDSAKHHYHTNQKNELSLHDYQAEYDLYEDLVKNPEVVPFISDKFKFPLVVIHR; from the coding sequence ATGACCACACCGCCGATTCATACCTTCTTCCGATCTCGATCTAAACAAGCCATGATTATAAAACGGTCAATCCGGCCGTTGTTCAGCGTTATCTTCGTTTTCGCCGCCGCCGCCGTCACTCTATGCTTCCGTCTCATTCTTTCCGGCGCCGCCGGAGCTCCGTTTGTGATACACAACGTTTCTACAGCGTTCAATGAAAGTATACTCACGTTTTCCGCAATCGATTTAGCTGATGATTCATTGAGGCAAAACGTCGAACAGTTGGTGGACGGTGATGTTTTAACGTTCAAAGGCAATCGTCAGCGATCTTTTTTGTCGGCTGGGCGCTACCGTTTGGAAATTGGATCAAGGTCTGTTAGAGGTGGGCCGGTGGACCTACGGTTACCGGAGATTCATCAGCTGCGGTTGCAATTCCGGCGGTTTTTACGAGATTGGTGGCGTCAACGTCGGTTTGACTATGATGTAATGTTGAACATGGTCAACGTATTGAAGACTTTAAAAGTCAACCCGGAAAAAAAGTATAGAACTTGCGCTGTGGTGGGTAACAGTGGGATATTGCTTAAAGGTAATCAAGGTGAGGTAATCGATAAGCACGAGTTCGTGATCCGGTTAAATAACGCCCGAATTGGCGGTTATGAACGGTTTGTGGGCTCAAAAACAAGTCTTTCATTCATGAATAGCAACATTTTACATTTATGTTCGCGTAGAGGTGGTTGTTTTTGTCATCCGTATGGCGAAAATGTGCCTATAATGATGTACATGTCACAACCTGTGCATTTTCTTGATTACGCTGTATGTAACTCGTCCCACAAGGCCCCATTAACGATAACGGATCCACGGCTGGATGTGTTGTGTGCGCGAATTGTTAAGTATTATTCGGTTAATAGATACTTGAGAGAAACAGGGAAGCCGTTGGAATCGTGGAGTGGGTCCCATGGTGGAACTGAGTTTCATTATTCTTCGGGTATGCAAGCGATTATGTTTGCGTTAGGGGTTTGTGATCAAGTTGATATCTTTGGGTTTGGGAAATCGGATTCAGCTAAACATCATTATCATACGAATCAGAAAAACGAGCTTAGTTTGCATGATTATCAAGCAGAgtatgatttatatgaagatttggtGAAGAACCCTGAGGTGGTTCCTTTTATTTCAGATAAGTTCAAGTTCCCTCTTGTTGTAATTCATAGATGA